AGGTGTTCGCAGCCCTCCTGGGCTGGGCAAGGTGCAAGGACCTATCCTGGAGACAGGAGAGCTTCACCCAAACGTTGAAGCAGGTGTGTGACCAGGGTAGAGTGGTGTTTCAAAAAGATCACTGTAGGCTACATGAGGACCAGGTCAGGTGGGCAAGTGTGGCAACGAGACCTGCTAGGAGGCTCATGTTCACTTGTGCTTTGCAATTTGCCACATCCCTTGCAGTTTGAATTAGACAACCCTATGGAGGGATGCTCACTGGATGCAGACGTGCCCTAAGAGGCCTGGCCAACAAGCCTCTGAGCTTATACAGGGCTGTGGGAGCCGGTGCACACACCACCAAGCGCCTCCCGCCCCGCGGCCCTGCCTTCCACCTCTTTCacacccttcctcctccctgcttCCGTTTACTCCAGCAAATATATACTGGGTCCCACTCTGGGCCTGTGGGAGGGTGGCCTGCACAGTAGCTGTGGGCTTCCAGGCTGATGCAGATAGGAGCAGCTCAGCCTCCCTCTCACTCCCGCTCATCCCctcccatctccttcctcctccttagGCCAGACTCCTAACATCTTATGGAGGAAGGGAGACAGGTATCCTTTGGGGCGTTCATGTGTGTGTGGTACATGGGTTTGCACCGTGCCTGTATACATGTGTGCGTGTGTCCCTAGTGTGTCCCTGGCAGGCGGGCATCCATATGAGTCAGCAGTAGTTGTGTCATGTGTCAGAGGGAGCAGATATGCACGTGTGTGTGAAGGACAGGCACGTGTGATCCCGACAGCaggtgggcagggaggcctgTGGCCTGAGCAGCCTTCCTCCCCAATTCCTGGTCTCTGCTCTGCACATGGAAATGAAGCTGTGTTgtgggccccacccctgccccgcaCAGGCCTGGTGTCTGGGGGCAGGTTCAAGGCCTGGTCCTGTGTGGGGCAGGGCACACCAGAACGGTCTGTGTCACTTACAACCAGGTGACCGTCCACGGACAAGGCAGCAGCAAAGGCTCGAGACAGGACGTGGACATATGGCTGTGGCAGCTGGCAAGTGGGGTCCCTGGGAGAGGGTGGCCCAGCCTCCTGCCAGCCCTTGGAGACCAGGCTGTTACTGGGTCTTAGACGCCCCCAGCCTGGACCGGCTCCCAGGGCTTCCTTCCTGAGGCAGATTCAGGGATGCTAACACAGGTGTGGTGGCCAACAGCCTCCATTCCCTTCTCCTACTCCTCTTTCCTAGGAGGGCTCCTCGGTGTTGATGATGGAAGGAAAGCGCCTGAGCCTGAACGCTGATGACAGCTTCCTGGTGCCAGCCGGGACTGCGTGAGTCCCTGGGAGGACTGACCCCCAACACTGGgactgccctcctttccctgggATCCTCGGGGCCCAACCTTGTCTGACCCCTGCCCACTGGTGTCTCCACAGGTACTCCTGGGAGCGAGGGCGAGGCTCCGCAGCACTCTCTGTGACCCAGGACCCCGCCCGCAAGAAGCCCCTAGGGTGACCCTCTTGCTGTGAGCCCAGAGCAGCCACCCTGGCCTGAGCACCACCCCTGCCAAATAACTCCCCCCCACCTCATTGCTTCTATGTGTACTGCTGCCAAGTGACTCAGCGTGCCCTGGGCTGGGCCCTGAACATCAGTGCCACCCATCCATCTCCTGTCCTCTCGGCCAGGATGCCAGGTTGCTGGGGACAGTAACTCCCCTTCTCTCCTAACAGCCCTCTGTACAGTTCAGCCAGGCTGCCTCTCCAGCCCTCTGTCCCTGCCGCCAAGAAGGCCCTCAATAAAGGCTTCCTGGTGGATGAGCGCCTGCTTGTCTGCACTCACACAGGCCATGGGGGATGGCAGGCACCGCGAGCTCCCGTGACTGTGTGGCAGTGTCTGGGGCACCAGGTGGCCATGGATGTGTGAAGGGTCTGTTATCTGCCTCTTTCTCACCTATTCTTtttacataactttaaaaaatagcatCTGTTGAGGTTTTTCTCCCCAATAACAGAAGTGACCTGTGCTAATtgtagaaaacacagaaatacgTAAAAACACaaccgccccccgcccccagagAGAACTACGGTTAATACCTGAAGATCTTGATGAGCCTGCACAGGGCTGTGAAGCTGTATGGGAGCTTGGCGGCAGGGGGAGAGGTGTCTGGCCTCATCCCCCTGCACCCCCTGCTATGCACAGGCCCCCGTGGGGTCCAGGGGTGCTGGGAGCTCTGGGCGCAGCAGTGGGTAGAGATGAAACGTGGAACCTGCAGTGGGAGATCTGGGCTGTTTCCTGGGACTTCAGTGAGAAGTTGGTGAGGGGCTGCCTGGGGAGGGAACTGAAGCTGATCTGGGTTAAACAGGTCCCTGGGTAGAATCAAAGCTTCCTCCAGAAAACTTGAGTCTGaaccctgccttccccaccccagcctggcaGCTCACTGCTTTGATCCCCTCCTCTGACTAAAGGAGGCCCTGACCTTGCTGAACGGGCTTCCAGCCCTGAGGGATGTCGGAACCCTCACCCACCTACCTCTCtacccctgagggatttcctctcCTGCAAGCAAAGCAAAAACACCACCAGCCTTCCCCTAACTTGTGACCAGTCCTGAGCAGTGAGGGCAGAGGCTAAGGCAATGAGTTGCTCTGTGCGGGAGCTGACAGGACAAAGGAATGTCCAGGGGAGGCCCGCTGGGCAGAGAGCAGGTGGCCACAAGAAGGGGAGTTTGCTCCTAGTGCCAAAGGCAGGCCTGATCCTAGACAGAAAATCATGCAAATCTCAACACTAactctgtgccaaggaatttGCTAGAAGTTTTTACAGACCTGACCTCATTAAATCCTCACATGTCTCTAAGAAGGTGGAACACCCACCTTACAGATGAAACTCAGAGAGGCTGTTTCCAGCCCAGGCCTGTCTGCATTCAAATCTCAGGCTTGTGGTCCCACCACCCTGCACCCTGTGATCGCAGGTTGTCTGCCCTCAGCCTTGGCCAGTGGGATCCCAGAGCAGGGGAAAGTCCTAGAGGGTCTGCAGGAGAGGGGCCAACGGCCACTGTGCCTGAAACCCAGTCCTAGGCAGAGTTGGCAGCACGTGGCACCCCACTGACCACAGTCAGTTAGCAAGGGAGGTTATCAAGTCCTGGAGCTGGAACCACAGCCTCTCTTGGTGCTATCCCAGGTTCCCAGGAGCCCCAGCCCTCATCTTTACCCACGGGCCTGCCCCTATGGGCTCATGAGAACACCACGCGCTGGGAAAGTGGGTAGTGCATAGTGGGTGATGGCCCGCTGAGGTGGGTGGACAATGGCAGAGAAACTCGATTCTCAGGATTGTTCTGTTTGTGGGAGAAGCCCCCAGATCCCCAGGTCATGGCAGTAGAAACTTGGCAGGGGTGCCCTCTGCCTGTGGGATGGTCTTCATCATGGACGTGGACTTGGGACCATCACAACTTTGGAACTGTCGGGACCTGGGAATAACCACAGCAGGCTGGCGGATATACAGCAGGCTGTTCCCACCAGGCCTCCCTCTCCCAGGGCAACATTGTCGAGTCCACAGTCCCTGCTGCTGCCAGAGcaggtagaggcagggaggtagtCTCCTGTCTGTATCTGTAATGGGAAGGGGGTCTGGAGTGCTCTGCATATTCCAGAGGGCTGTGAGTTGCCAGGACCAGCACCTGCCTTCAGGCAAGCAAATGTCAGACCACTCAGGGCTGCGAACACTCTCCTCAACCTCACCCCAGCTTggccctcctccccaggcaggGTCTCTCAGGGCCTCCGATCACCCCTGCTGAGCCCTGCCTTGAAGACTGCAACTGAGGCTGGGTTTAGAGACCTCACAGGCCACTCAGTGtcccgggaaggaggggagggagggaggcctgcaGGGTTCCCCTTTGCCAGCAAATAGGAACCCTGGGTGTTTCTCAGCAGCTGTTGATGCAAACCCCAGGATACTGAGTCATTGTGGTGGCCAGCTGAGAGCAAGCACTCATCCCTGAACACTCGTGCTAGGGTAGGAAGACCCTGGAAACTTCTCTCAGGTCCACAGCCCACGGAGCCCATGGAATTTCTTAACATGAGCTCTGCatctcccctttcttctctctccccctccactctccccacctccctccctccctctccctccttctctccctctgccttcacCACTGCCTTGGGGTCACCTGGAGAGGACTCAGCTCCCTGCCGCCTGGCCTCCTCCCCCACGGTGTCTGCCCTCCTGGCGCCAGTGCTGGGCATGGAGTTTGTCCTGGGCCTGGTGGGGAACGGCTTGGCCTTCTTCATCTTCTGCTTCCACATGCGGCCCTGGACGTCCAGCACAGTCTTCCTGGTCAGCCTGGTGGTGGCGGACTTTCTCCTAATCATCAACCTGCCCCTGCGCGTGGACTACTACTTCCGCCAGGAGACCTGGCGCTTCAGAGGCGCTGCCTGCAAAGTCAACCTCTTCATGATGTCCACCAACCGCTCGGCCAGCGTGGTCTTCCTCACGGCCATCGCGCTCAACCGCTACCTGAAAGTGGTGCGGCCCCACCACGCGCTGAGCAGGGCCTCGGTGGGGGCAGCCGCCAGGGTGGCCGGGGGGCTCTGGGGGGGCATCCTGCTCCTCAACGGGCACCTGCTCCTGACGACCTACTCCGGCCGCTCCTGCCTCAGTTACCAGCTGGGCACGCGCCCCTCAGCCTCACTCCGCTGGCACCAGGCGCTGTTCCTGCTGGAGTTCTTCCTGCCGCTGGCGCTCATCCTCTTCGCCATCGTGAGCATGGCGCTCAGCCTCCGGCGCCGCGGCCTGGACAGGCAGGCGGGCCCGCGCAGGGCCATGCGCGTGCTGGCCGCGGTGGTGGCCGTCTACACCGTTTGCTTCCTGCCCAGCGTCATCTTCGGCGGTGCTTCCATCGTGGCCTTCCGCCTGCGGGCCTGCCCCACCCTCGACGTCTGCACGCAGCTCTTCCACGGCTCCCTGGCCTTCACCTACCTCAACAGCGTCCTGGACCCCGTGCTCTACTGCTTCTCCAGCCCCAGCTTCCTCCGCCAGGGCCGGGCTCTGCTGGGCCTCACCCAGAGCTCGCAGGGTCCAGCCAGGGATGAGAACTCCTACCAGCTCTCTGCACGCCGATGGGTGTCCTCTAAGAAGGCAGAGGCCACGGGAGGCTGAAGGCGGAGGTCTCGCTGGAAATCTCGGAGGAGGACTGACCAGGAAGGCCCCTCCCCGGACTGGGGGTCTGTGGCCGTGCCGCAGGAGCGAGGACAGGCAGGCTCTGGGCGGGAGGGACAAGGTCACTCCCTGGTCTATTGCCAGCACAGGGCCCCTCAACCAGCTGGACAAGGGACATCTGCAGGAGCCAGGTGGGtggcaggaagagaaaagggtCTTGGCTTGGAGTAGTGTGCCAGGGATGATGTCTCCACAGCGCAGAGCACGACGGCAGGAGGAGACAGGCAGGGGCTGTGGGAGCTCCAGCTGCCCAGTTCCCGGCCAGAGCCTGATAACTGAGAGCAGAAGTCTTGCTTAACAACTGGAAAGCTGCATTTTCTGTGATCTTGCTTTTCTCTCTCAATACTAGTAAAGTTCCTTTTGAACATGCAAGCCTGCCTCAGCTGTTCCAAGGAAAACCAAATAAATGTCATTGGGTCCATCTGGCCCTGGCATCAGTAGGGTTCAAAGTGAGTTCCCCAAGATGAAGGGACACTCTGGTGACAGAGTGGGGAAACTGTCCAGGGCACTGCCCTGTGTGTCCTTAAAGTCAGAACACTTCCCCAGGAGAGGCCCTCAGGCTCATAGGATAGGTGGCCTGCCTGGACCCCTGGGAGGCCCCTGCTCCTCTCTGGCCTCCAGGTCCCCTCTGCAATCCCGAGGTCCTGCCCAAGGCACCAAGGACCTTGCCCTGCTCTCCTCTGGGATGATGTGAGGCTCTTCAGCCTGGGAATTTGCCACCTCCATCCAGTTCAAGCTCTTGGCTCCGCTTAGACCCCCTCACCTGGCTTTCCTCAGCGCCAAGTACCCTTCCCTGGCCCTGGAACCTGTGGTGGCTGCTACCACACCAGGAAGGGACACTGGGTGAGGCAGGGGCTTCAGGGTCACCAGAGCCGGCCCActgccctccctcaggaccaAAGCCGTCttgcccacctccacccctttctgttctgttcagtATGCCTGTGTCAATGTCTGAGAGCACCCGAGATAACCTATCTGCTGACCAGGGCCCCCACGCACAAGACGTGTATGTTGCATGAGTcaggggtttcttttggggtggGGTGATGTGTCTGTCCTCTGTCCACAGGGGAAGTCACAGGGGGCACACAGCCTTCAGGGCTTCCAAAGGGCTACAAAGAGGTGATTAAAGCCCCAGACATGCACCCCTGAACCCCACATATCCTCAGCCCCAGCATCTCAGGAGAATGAAcgtcccccaacacacacacctctTCCTGCTGGGGGAGACAAGGGCCTAGGACTGTTTCTCCAATCGTCACCCCAGCCACAGGCTTTTAGGCTTCAGATACAGGGTCTGATGGGACCAAATCCCCTGTTCCCAATTGCTTTAATCCTCTTAGTCCAGCCCTCTTATATCATGGACAGAGACGCTCTCACTCTGTTAAAAGTCCCTAGGGCTAGTGGCCAAGGCCCAGGAGAGTCACCCCCACGCCAGCAGGGAGGCATCCAGGAGCAGTGTGGATGCTGGAGTGGGAGACACAGCGTGTCAGGCAGAGGGAGGCGGCCTAGGGGACGAGTTGGATGGGTATTAAAACCCATCTCCTGGTGTGTCTTCAGTCAACTTCCCTTTTCTGAAAGCTCACCAGCTCCTCTCAGAAACCCACAGAGATATTGAGAACCCAAACTAAGTGGTGGAAAGGAGTGTGCCACCTGGGCCACTCCAAGGTGTCTCTTTTCCCCCCAAAGACCCCCTACTCTTCCTTTGCTTTGGGACTGCCTTTTTCTCACTGGTAGAGCCACTCCTAGGAACTCCCTCCCCATCACCTGGCCATCCTCTGCCACCATGGGGAGGAGTGGGACAAGCCTGGGCCAGTACAGCCTCAGTCTGAGGTTTGTAATTTCCAAGTCAGACTTTTTATGAGAGGCCCAAACACGCCTGGAGTCTGgggatggagcactttctcacgGAATCCTCCACTTCCCACCCAGGGGCGCTAACACATGCTGTGTGCTGAACACACCTTCCTTCCAGTATCTTCTCTTCCCACATTTGTACCTGCCTGGGTTCAGAGCAACTCTAGCAGCAAATGGGGCTCCATGTGTCATTTCTTCAGTCCTTCTTTCCCTGGACCCTTTCCCTCAACACTGCTACCATGTCCTGCCACCCTCTCAGCATCTGGGCTCCCTCTCCTGACCTGGTGTAAGAGAAATGACCAGATGGCCCCACGGCTAACAGGCACTGCCGCCTCCCCTAAAAGGTGCCCAAGGTGGCTGCTGGTCACAGGGTGTGGGTCCGTGCTCCCAAGCTGCCCTGGATACTCCCTGCCCCTCATCTTGAAGCTGAGGGCTGCCCTCTCAACAGGGGGTCTGGGTGTCACCCCATGGGAAAGAAGCAGGGCTGCAAGCTGCTTCCACACTCTTCGTGTATGGAAGGGCTCCCTGTCCTAACCTTGGCCCCCTCTCTGGACTTAGTTCTTCATCTATGCAATGGGAGCAGTGACCCTGGCCCTTGTCCAGCtccaggggctggagatggaaaTACCGGACATGGCCGAGTGAGTGAGGAAGACAGTTAtcatggggcaggggtgggggacggACTGAGAGGGACGGGGCAGGAGGACAGCTAACTGTTGAAGTGGAGGGTTTTCTACAGACGGGAGGGTAGTGGCTGTGCTGGTAGGAGGTGAGCTGGAGATTGGCTGAGTAAAGATCCCACTGCCCACATTTGGGTTTCAAATAGCATTTTGGTGCCCGGAGTGGGCTGCACTACCCAGTGTAGATGTTGGGCAGCACCTCTCTACTCTTTCTAATGTGACCTGCTGTCGTCCTGAGGGATGAACAAACAGCCTCCATGACTTCACCCCAGGGACCGTGTGCATGGGGCAaacaggcagggctgggctgacCGGCCCGTAGTCACTAATCATCCAGTGTTTGCTGGGCATCCATCAGGGGCCAGGCACAAAGACACCAAGGCAGACAATACAACTCTGACCTTGAGTCCCTTCAGGCCAAGCCTGGGAGAGAGACATGCAAATAGATCAAACGTAACCCAAACCAGTGTAATCCAAGGACTGCAAGTTTGTAACCCACCGCTGAGAGCACAGGGCGCAGAAGAGCCAGCTCTGCCCAGGTGTCGGGGTGATGCATGTAAGCTGAATCTTGGAGGATGAGGAAAGTACGAAGGGAACAGCATCCCTGGTAGAGGGAAGGGCATGAACAAGGGCACAGAGCTGAGAAGACCTGGTGTGTAGGGTGAGGAGATCACTGAGGTAAGGGAAGAGGAGGCCTACCGACAGAGTCAGGAGACAGGCAGGAAAGGCAGGCTGGACCCAGCCAGCTCGGGAGCCTGGGCTGGGCCTGCAGACAATCCAAAATGGCAGGAAGGGGAGTGTGCCTGAAGTTTTTAAGAAGTCAAGGATGATCAGTTTTGCATTTTGGTCAGTTACTCTGGTAATAGTGTGGACAGACTGGTGAAGGGATGTGGGAGACAACTTGTGTAGGAAACAATCTGTATTTCAAGCAAGGGCCTGAATAAAGGGAAGCAGCAGAGAGCACAAAGGTGCAGACAGAGAGGCAGAGCCCAGGTTAAAAAGAGAGGTGACTCTGTGGAAGATGGGTGGACGGTGATGCATTGAAGATACAGGAGGTGGAGCAAGTTGGAGGGGCTTGGAGGACCTGCAGGTAAACATGTACAGGAGCACACTTAGGGCTGAAGATAGGATTTCAGAATCTTCCTCTTACTGATGGGAGTTGAGCTTATGAGAATGGATGGGGTTATGCTGTCGGGGAGGGAGAGAGTGAGGAGGACCAAGGACCATCCTTTTAAAAATCCCACAAGTAAGAGACACACAAAGAAATACGTAATGAAATGTGCAGAAGAAACCTTTAAGTAGGAAGAAAACCAGGaatgcagcaataaaaaaaaagcatcaaagaagtattataaacaaacaaacaaacaaacaaacaaacataacagAGCCATCTTTTATGAGCGTAAAAGCCAAACATAAAATACCCAGACAGGCTGCAAAGTGCCTCATGCAAGAttaaagcattttcagaattcCTAATTGCATGCTGAAGAAAGCTGAGGTGAGAACCAAAGTGTGTGTCTGACACTGTCTGGTCAGGCAGCTTGGACTGACACCCTAGATTAACACCGCATGGTCTGGTGCTATCAAAAACCGCTTCTCAAGAAGTGATAGGTGGTTGTTcatatacaacttaataatatgcAAAATGTTCTATACTGGTTATGGATTCGTACATATGCATTAATTGTATAA
The genomic region above belongs to Vicugna pacos chromosome 15, VicPac4, whole genome shotgun sequence and contains:
- the OXER1 gene encoding oxoeicosanoid receptor 1: MEFLNMSSASPLSSLSPSTLPTSLPPSPSFSPSAFTTALGSPGEDSAPCRLASSPTVSALLAPVLGMEFVLGLVGNGLAFFIFCFHMRPWTSSTVFLVSLVVADFLLIINLPLRVDYYFRQETWRFRGAACKVNLFMMSTNRSASVVFLTAIALNRYLKVVRPHHALSRASVGAAARVAGGLWGGILLLNGHLLLTTYSGRSCLSYQLGTRPSASLRWHQALFLLEFFLPLALILFAIVSMALSLRRRGLDRQAGPRRAMRVLAAVVAVYTVCFLPSVIFGGASIVAFRLRACPTLDVCTQLFHGSLAFTYLNSVLDPVLYCFSSPSFLRQGRALLGLTQSSQGPARDENSYQLSARRWVSSKKAEATGG